The following are encoded together in the Dickeya lacustris genome:
- the rsxA gene encoding electron transport complex subunit RsxA: MSEYLLLFVGTILVNNFVLVKFLGLCPFMGVSKKLEAAIGMGFATTFVMTVGSVFSWLVNAYVLLPFNLLYLRTLAFILVFAVVVQFTELAVRKTSPALYRLLGIYLPLITTNCAVLGVALLSVNQSHNFLQATVYGFSAAAGFSLVLVLFAALRERLAVADVPVPFRGASIALVTAGLMSLAFMGFTGLVKF; the protein is encoded by the coding sequence ATGAGCGAATATCTCTTGTTGTTTGTTGGCACAATATTGGTCAACAACTTTGTTTTGGTGAAATTCCTTGGTCTCTGCCCGTTTATGGGGGTGTCCAAAAAACTGGAAGCGGCCATCGGCATGGGCTTTGCCACGACGTTTGTCATGACGGTCGGTTCGGTATTCTCCTGGCTGGTTAATGCTTATGTCTTACTGCCGTTTAACCTCCTCTATCTCAGAACGCTGGCATTTATCCTGGTGTTCGCCGTGGTGGTGCAGTTTACCGAGCTGGCAGTGCGTAAAACCAGCCCTGCGCTCTACCGCCTGTTGGGGATCTATCTGCCGCTGATAACCACCAACTGCGCGGTGCTCGGGGTGGCGTTACTGAGCGTCAATCAATCGCACAATTTCCTGCAAGCGACCGTTTACGGCTTTAGCGCCGCTGCCGGGTTCTCGCTGGTGTTGGTGCTGTTTGCTGCCTTACGCGAGCGTCTTGCGGTCGCTGATGTGCCGGTTCCGTTTCGCGGTGCGTCCATCGCACTGGTGACGGCGGGGCTCATGTCGCTGGCATTCATGGGCTTTACCGGATTGGTGAAATTCTGA
- the ydgT gene encoding transcription modulator YdgT has product MSVYEYLLKFRKVNTADSLEKLFDHLNYSLTDNHEIINMYRAADHRRAELAAGGKLFDVGQVPKTVWHFVI; this is encoded by the coding sequence ATGAGCGTCTACGAATATTTATTAAAATTTAGAAAGGTCAATACGGCGGACAGTCTTGAAAAATTGTTCGACCATCTCAACTATTCGCTGACTGATAACCATGAAATTATCAATATGTATCGGGCAGCCGATCATCGCCGCGCCGAATTAGCCGCTGGCGGAAAGTTGTTTGATGTGGGACAGGTGCCTAAAACCGTTTGGCATTTTGTTATCTAA
- the rsxB gene encoding electron transport complex subunit RsxB, whose protein sequence is MTVIWIAVIALSALATVSGLILGFASRRFEVQDDPVAEQIEAMLPQSQCGQCGYPGCRPYAQAIALNGELINKCVPGGEPLMLKLAECLNVEPQPLSEDTPAQPIAQVAWIDESNCIGCTKCIQACPVDAIVGSTRAVHTVISELCTGCNLCVPPCPTDCIDLRPIAPTPTHWKWNLEAIPVHVIQSQSPTPVINNHV, encoded by the coding sequence ATGACCGTTATCTGGATAGCAGTGATTGCCTTAAGTGCGCTGGCAACCGTCTCGGGCCTGATTCTCGGTTTTGCGTCACGTCGTTTCGAGGTGCAAGACGACCCCGTGGCAGAACAAATCGAGGCGATGCTGCCACAAAGCCAATGCGGACAGTGCGGATATCCGGGTTGTCGCCCTTATGCACAAGCCATCGCGCTTAATGGTGAGCTGATTAACAAGTGCGTGCCTGGTGGTGAACCGCTGATGTTAAAACTGGCAGAGTGCCTGAACGTCGAGCCGCAACCGCTCTCCGAGGACACGCCTGCCCAGCCGATTGCACAGGTCGCCTGGATTGATGAAAGCAATTGCATCGGTTGCACCAAATGTATTCAGGCCTGCCCGGTCGATGCCATTGTTGGCAGTACCCGTGCAGTTCATACCGTTATCAGTGAGTTGTGTACCGGATGTAACCTGTGTGTGCCGCCTTGCCCGACGGATTGTATCGACTTAAGGCCGATAGCGCCGACGCCCACCCACTGGAAATGGAACCTTGAAGCCATTCCGGTTCATGTTATTCAGTCACAATCTCCCACTCCGGTGATAAACAACCATGTTTAA